One window from the genome of Dermacentor variabilis isolate Ectoservices unplaced genomic scaffold, ASM5094787v1 scaffold_13, whole genome shotgun sequence encodes:
- the LOC142566640 gene encoding uncharacterized protein LOC142566640, whose product MPDKKDQGAPAQDMSSIIAQLTALLEHQTNITPAASFRLQLSVPTYDGHTDKKSVADFLQEMQDYRDTEANTDDFLLQRVLPVALTGSAARWRRRQSFQSWAHFEQLLRAEFLPPDYVVRMKDELRARSQAEDESLQEYIRSLQELYERADPSAPETERVTRAIRQSHPRFQAFLRGPTFSSLDDLAKAASDIQAAMLAELTYQPPPPPQASLEPSCAWRGSLFASPGDMVPPPRALDPFIHRTFATQVPCRPPAPEPATTLRDTRGRSRPVVAAAQSGAADTRRSIPVCFQCGGRGHYKSQCPSPPGSRQQGNDEGRRW is encoded by the coding sequence ATGCCTGATAAAAAGGACCAGGGCGCGCCAGCACAAGACATGTCCAGCATTATTGCCCAGCTGACCGCGCTGCTCGAGCATCAGACAAACATAACTCCAGCAGCCAGTTTCCGTTTGCAGCTCTCTGTGCCTACATATGACGGCCACACAGATAAGAAATCGGTGGCAGACTTCCTTCAGGAAATGCAAGATTACCGCGATACGGAAGCCAATACGGATGACTTTCTTCTTCAGCGCGTCTTGCCCGTCGCCCTGACTGGGTCCGCCGCCCGCTGGCGTCGTCGCCAGTCATTCCAAAGTTGGGCGCACTTTGAGCAGCTACTGCGAGCAGAGTTCCTCCCCCCCGActacgttgtccgcatgaaagaCGAGCTTCGGGCCCGTAGTCAGGCGGAGGACGAAAGCCTCCAAGAATACATACGGTCCCTTCAGGAGCTTTACGAGCGCGCAGACCCTTCAGCACCCGAAACGGAAAGAGTCACCCGGGCAATCCGGCAATCTCATCCACGCTTCCAGGCTTTTCTAAGGGGCCCCACCTTCTCTTCGCTTGACGATCTCGCTAAAGCGGCATCCGATATTCAGGCGGCGATGTTGGCAGAGCTAACTTACCAGCCTCCACCCCCGCCTCAAGCCTCCCTCGAGCCGTCTTGCGCGTGGCGCGGTTCTCTATTTGCAAGCCCGGGGGATATGGTACCGCCTCCTAGGGCGCTGGATCCATTCATTCACCGCACCTTTGCCACCCAGGTACCTTGCCGGCCTCCGGCCCCGGAACCTGCCACAACGTTGCGAGACACTCGGGGCCGCAGCAGGCCTGTAGTGGCTGCCGCCCAATCAGGCGCAGCAGATACACGCAGGAGCATCCCAGTCTGCTTTCAGTGTGGAGGACGAGGCCACTACAAGAGCCAGTGTCCGAGCCCCCCTGGCTCCCGCCAGCAGGGAAACGACGAGGGCCGGCGGTGGTGA